A genomic region of Manihot esculenta cultivar AM560-2 chromosome 15, M.esculenta_v8, whole genome shotgun sequence contains the following coding sequences:
- the LOC110602253 gene encoding G-type lectin S-receptor-like serine/threonine-protein kinase At4g27290 isoform X1, protein MGFAILFCSFLLSTIRILTAQDTLTPAQSMRDGETLVSADGNFELGFFSPDNSSSRRYLGIWYRKIPIRTVVWVASRETPFTNTSGVLKVNEQGLLILQNSTNSIVWSSNTSSTPQNPVAQLLDSGNLVVKDGLGRNGEYILWQSFDFPYDTLLPGMKLGWNLDMGLDMFLQSWKSIDDPAKGDFKCLIDLRGYPQLFIMKGNIIQCRSGPWNGLQFTGSPQLKPNPIFNFIFVSNRHEIYYSYELKNSSVVSRLVMSDKGVLERHIWVDRTQSWTLFFGVPTDQCDTYALCGQYASCNINNYPVCACLEGFVPKSPTSWSASDWSDGCVRRTQLKCHSGDGFRKHVEMKLPDTSSSWVDKSLGLKECEEMCLRNCSCMAYANSDIRGSGCLLWFDDLIDMREFTEGGQDLYIRMAASELAPTKEKKNSNEKRQVAIVVSCLIVVGGSLALILLLCIRRRKRLQQGTVKQTDPEDYVDFGAEEDIELPSIDLTTIKNATDNFSSNNKLGEGGFGPVYKGILLDGQEIAVKRLSETSGQGGKEFKNEVILIAKLQHRNLVKLLGCCIQGDERMLIYEYMPNKSLDSFIFDQTRSKLLDWHVRFHIIGGIARGLLYLHQDSRLRIIHRDLKASNVLLDSDMNPKISDFGLARTFGKDQIAANTKRVVGTYGYMSPEYVVDGLFSVKSDVFSFGVLVLEIISGKRNRGFCHSDHGLNLLGHAWRLWMEERAIELLDPLLRCSCSVPQVLRCIQVGLLCVQRLPVDRPDMSAVVVMLGSESSLPPPRQPGFYNERNPFEADSSSSKEGFWSRNEITTSIEAR, encoded by the exons ATGGGTTTTGCGATTCTTTTCTGTTCTTTTTTGTTGTCCACCATAAGAATCTTAACTGCACAAGACACTCTAACCCCAGCTCAATCCATGAGAGACGGCGAGACGCTGGTTTCAGCTGATGGGAACTTTGAACTTGGATTCTTCAGCCCAGACAATTCAAGTAGCAGAAGATACTTGGGAATTTGGTATAGGAAAATACCGATCAGGACAGTTGTGTGGGTAGCCAGCAGAGAAACTCCATTTACAAACACATCAGGAGTTCTAAAAGTAAATGAGCAAGGACTTCTGATCCTTCAGAATAGCACAAATAGTATAGTTTGGTCATCCAATACATCGAGCACTCCACAGAATCCAGTTGCCCAGCTCTTAGATTCAGGAAATCTTGTTGTCAAAGATGGTCTTGGTAGAAACGGTGAGTATATATTATGGCAGAGTTTTGATTTTCCATATGATACCTTGTTACCTGGCATGAAACTTGGATGGAACCTTGACATGGGTTTGGACATGTTTCTACAATCTTGGAAGAGCATAGATGATCCAGCTAAGGGTGATTTTAAGTGCTTGATAGATCTTCGAGGGTATCCTCAGCTTTTCATTATGAAGGGAAACATAATACAGTGCCGTAGCGGACCATGGAATGGTCTCCAGTTTACAGGGAGTCCTCAGCTGAAACCAAACccgatatttaattttatatttgtgTCAAATAGGCATGAGATATATTATTCATACGAGCTAAAAAATAGTTCAGTTGTTTCAAGGTTAGTAATGAGTGATAAAGGGGTTCTGGAGCGGCATATTTGGGTTGATCGAACACAGAGTTGGACGCTATTCTTTGGAGTGCCAACAGATCAGTGTGACACTTACGCATTGTGTGGTCAATATGCCAGTTGCAACATCAATAACTATCCTGTATGTGCATGCTTGGAAGGGTTTGTACCCAAATCGCCCACGTCATGGAGTGCGTCAGATTGGTCAGATGGGTGTGTCCGAAGGACTCAACTCAAATGTCATAGTGGAGATGGATTTCGGAAGCACGTAGAAATGAAATTACCTGACACATCTTCTTCCTGGGTTGATAAGAGCTTAGGCCTGAAGGAATGTGAGGAAATGTGCCTAAGAAATTGTTCATGCATGGCATATGCAAATTCAGACATTAGAGGATCAGGATGTTTACTTTGGTTTGACGATCTAATTGACATGAGGGAATTCACTGAAGGTGGGCAAGACCTCTATATACGGATGGCTGCTTCAGAACTAG CTCCTACcaaggagaaaaaaaattcgAATGAGAAGAGACAAGTTGCAATTGTTGTCAGCTGTCTCATCGTGGTTGGGGGATCCCTAGCATTGATATTGCTTTTGTGCATACGAAGACGAAAACGTCTGCAGCAAG GAACGGTAAAACAGACTGATCCAGAAGATTATGTTGATTTTGGTGCAGAGGAAGACATTGAATTACCTTCCATTGATTTAACCACTATAAAAAACGCCACTGATAACTTTTCAAGCAACAATAAACTAGGAGAAGGTGGTTTTGGACCTGTATACAAG GGTATATTGTTGGATGGGCAAGAAATAGCAGTGAAAAGGCTTTCAGAAACATCTGGACAAGGTGGAAAAGAATTCAAAAATGAAGTTATATTGATTGCAAAGCTTCAGCATAGAAATCTGGTTAAGCTTCTTGGCTGCTGCATTCAAGGAGATGAAAGAATGTTAATCTATGAATACATGCCAAACAAAAGCTTGGAttcctttatttttg ATCAAACAAGGAGCAAATTACTAGATTGGCATGTACGCTTCCACATCATTGGTGGAATTGCACGTGGTCTTCTTTATCTTCATCAAGATTCCAGATTGAGAATCATCCATAGAGATCTAAAAGCCAGCAATGTTTTACTAGACAGTGATATGAATCCAAAGATTTCAGACTTTGGCTTGGCCAGAACATTTGGAAAGGATCAAATTGCAGCAAATACGAAAAGGGTTGTTGGAACATA TGGCTACATGTCACCTGAGTATGTAGTTGATGGGCTCTTCTCAGTAAAATCTGATGTTTTTAGCTTCGGCGTTTTAGTGCTAGAAATAATTAGTGGAAAGAGAAACAGAGGATTTTGTCATTCGGATCATGGCCTCAACCTTCTTGGACAT GCATGGAGACTGTGGATGGAAGAGAGGGCCATAGAACTACTTGATCCGTTGTTAAGATGCTCTTGTTCTGTACCTCAAGTGCTACGGTGCATTCAAGTGGGTCTTTTATGTGTGCAGCGATTACCAGTAGACAGGCCAGACATGTCAGCAGTGGTTGTAATGTTGGGGAGTGAGAGTTCTCTTCCTCCGCCCAGGCAGCCCGGTTTTTATAATGAAAGAAATCCATTTGAAGCTGATTCTTCCTCAAGTAAGGAAGGCTTTTGGTCCAGGAATGAAATCACAACATCCATAGAGGCAAGATAA
- the LOC110602253 gene encoding G-type lectin S-receptor-like serine/threonine-protein kinase At4g27290 isoform X2, whose product MGFAILFCSFLLSTIRILTAQDTLTPAQSMRDGETLVSADGNFELGFFSPDNSSSRRYLGIWYRKIPIRTVVWVASRETPFTNTSGVLKVNEQGLLILQNSTNSIVWSSNTSSTPQNPVAQLLDSGNLVVKDGLGRNGEYILWQSFDFPYDTLLPGMKLGWNLDMGLDMFLQSWKSIDDPAKGDFKCLIDLRGYPQLFIMKGNIIQCRSGPWNGLQFTGSPQLKPNPIFNFIFVSNRHEIYYSYELKNSSVVSRLVMSDKGVLERHIWVDRTQSWTLFFGVPTDQCDTYALCGQYASCNINNYPVCACLEGFVPKSPTSWSASDWSDGCVRRTQLKCHSGDGFRKHVEMKLPDTSSSWVDKSLGLKECEEMCLRNCSCMAYANSDIRGSGCLLWFDDLIDMREFTEGGQDLYIRMAASELAPTKEKKNSNEKRQVAIVVSCLIVVGGSLALILLLCIRRRKRLQQEEDIELPSIDLTTIKNATDNFSSNNKLGEGGFGPVYKGILLDGQEIAVKRLSETSGQGGKEFKNEVILIAKLQHRNLVKLLGCCIQGDERMLIYEYMPNKSLDSFIFDQTRSKLLDWHVRFHIIGGIARGLLYLHQDSRLRIIHRDLKASNVLLDSDMNPKISDFGLARTFGKDQIAANTKRVVGTYGYMSPEYVVDGLFSVKSDVFSFGVLVLEIISGKRNRGFCHSDHGLNLLGHAWRLWMEERAIELLDPLLRCSCSVPQVLRCIQVGLLCVQRLPVDRPDMSAVVVMLGSESSLPPPRQPGFYNERNPFEADSSSSKEGFWSRNEITTSIEAR is encoded by the exons ATGGGTTTTGCGATTCTTTTCTGTTCTTTTTTGTTGTCCACCATAAGAATCTTAACTGCACAAGACACTCTAACCCCAGCTCAATCCATGAGAGACGGCGAGACGCTGGTTTCAGCTGATGGGAACTTTGAACTTGGATTCTTCAGCCCAGACAATTCAAGTAGCAGAAGATACTTGGGAATTTGGTATAGGAAAATACCGATCAGGACAGTTGTGTGGGTAGCCAGCAGAGAAACTCCATTTACAAACACATCAGGAGTTCTAAAAGTAAATGAGCAAGGACTTCTGATCCTTCAGAATAGCACAAATAGTATAGTTTGGTCATCCAATACATCGAGCACTCCACAGAATCCAGTTGCCCAGCTCTTAGATTCAGGAAATCTTGTTGTCAAAGATGGTCTTGGTAGAAACGGTGAGTATATATTATGGCAGAGTTTTGATTTTCCATATGATACCTTGTTACCTGGCATGAAACTTGGATGGAACCTTGACATGGGTTTGGACATGTTTCTACAATCTTGGAAGAGCATAGATGATCCAGCTAAGGGTGATTTTAAGTGCTTGATAGATCTTCGAGGGTATCCTCAGCTTTTCATTATGAAGGGAAACATAATACAGTGCCGTAGCGGACCATGGAATGGTCTCCAGTTTACAGGGAGTCCTCAGCTGAAACCAAACccgatatttaattttatatttgtgTCAAATAGGCATGAGATATATTATTCATACGAGCTAAAAAATAGTTCAGTTGTTTCAAGGTTAGTAATGAGTGATAAAGGGGTTCTGGAGCGGCATATTTGGGTTGATCGAACACAGAGTTGGACGCTATTCTTTGGAGTGCCAACAGATCAGTGTGACACTTACGCATTGTGTGGTCAATATGCCAGTTGCAACATCAATAACTATCCTGTATGTGCATGCTTGGAAGGGTTTGTACCCAAATCGCCCACGTCATGGAGTGCGTCAGATTGGTCAGATGGGTGTGTCCGAAGGACTCAACTCAAATGTCATAGTGGAGATGGATTTCGGAAGCACGTAGAAATGAAATTACCTGACACATCTTCTTCCTGGGTTGATAAGAGCTTAGGCCTGAAGGAATGTGAGGAAATGTGCCTAAGAAATTGTTCATGCATGGCATATGCAAATTCAGACATTAGAGGATCAGGATGTTTACTTTGGTTTGACGATCTAATTGACATGAGGGAATTCACTGAAGGTGGGCAAGACCTCTATATACGGATGGCTGCTTCAGAACTAG CTCCTACcaaggagaaaaaaaattcgAATGAGAAGAGACAAGTTGCAATTGTTGTCAGCTGTCTCATCGTGGTTGGGGGATCCCTAGCATTGATATTGCTTTTGTGCATACGAAGACGAAAACGTCTGCAGCAAG AGGAAGACATTGAATTACCTTCCATTGATTTAACCACTATAAAAAACGCCACTGATAACTTTTCAAGCAACAATAAACTAGGAGAAGGTGGTTTTGGACCTGTATACAAG GGTATATTGTTGGATGGGCAAGAAATAGCAGTGAAAAGGCTTTCAGAAACATCTGGACAAGGTGGAAAAGAATTCAAAAATGAAGTTATATTGATTGCAAAGCTTCAGCATAGAAATCTGGTTAAGCTTCTTGGCTGCTGCATTCAAGGAGATGAAAGAATGTTAATCTATGAATACATGCCAAACAAAAGCTTGGAttcctttatttttg ATCAAACAAGGAGCAAATTACTAGATTGGCATGTACGCTTCCACATCATTGGTGGAATTGCACGTGGTCTTCTTTATCTTCATCAAGATTCCAGATTGAGAATCATCCATAGAGATCTAAAAGCCAGCAATGTTTTACTAGACAGTGATATGAATCCAAAGATTTCAGACTTTGGCTTGGCCAGAACATTTGGAAAGGATCAAATTGCAGCAAATACGAAAAGGGTTGTTGGAACATA TGGCTACATGTCACCTGAGTATGTAGTTGATGGGCTCTTCTCAGTAAAATCTGATGTTTTTAGCTTCGGCGTTTTAGTGCTAGAAATAATTAGTGGAAAGAGAAACAGAGGATTTTGTCATTCGGATCATGGCCTCAACCTTCTTGGACAT GCATGGAGACTGTGGATGGAAGAGAGGGCCATAGAACTACTTGATCCGTTGTTAAGATGCTCTTGTTCTGTACCTCAAGTGCTACGGTGCATTCAAGTGGGTCTTTTATGTGTGCAGCGATTACCAGTAGACAGGCCAGACATGTCAGCAGTGGTTGTAATGTTGGGGAGTGAGAGTTCTCTTCCTCCGCCCAGGCAGCCCGGTTTTTATAATGAAAGAAATCCATTTGAAGCTGATTCTTCCTCAAGTAAGGAAGGCTTTTGGTCCAGGAATGAAATCACAACATCCATAGAGGCAAGATAA